A genomic window from Pseudonocardia broussonetiae includes:
- the pyrH gene encoding UMP kinase yields the protein MTEPGVDTDPRPGFRRVLLKLGGEMFGGGAVGVDPEVVETVARQIAEVVSSGAQVAVVIGGGNFFRGAELQDRGMERSRADYMGMLGTVMNCLALQDFLEREHHIDTRVQTAITMGQVAEAYIPRRAIRHLEKGRVVIFGAGVGMPYFSTDTAGAQRALEIGAEALLLAKGVDGVFTADPKTDPGAKLYEEITHREVLEQGLKVADATAFSLCMDNRMPIIVFNLLVEGNIARAVRGERIGTLVSTPGER from the coding sequence ATGACCGAACCCGGAGTCGACACCGACCCCCGCCCCGGATTCCGCCGCGTGCTGCTCAAGCTCGGCGGGGAGATGTTCGGCGGTGGTGCCGTCGGTGTCGACCCGGAGGTCGTCGAGACCGTCGCCCGCCAGATCGCTGAGGTCGTCTCCTCCGGCGCGCAGGTGGCGGTCGTCATCGGCGGCGGCAACTTCTTCCGCGGCGCCGAGCTGCAGGACCGGGGCATGGAGCGCTCCCGGGCCGACTACATGGGCATGCTCGGCACCGTCATGAACTGCCTCGCGCTGCAGGACTTCCTGGAGCGCGAGCACCACATCGACACCCGAGTGCAGACGGCCATCACGATGGGCCAGGTGGCGGAGGCCTACATCCCGCGCCGCGCGATCCGGCACCTCGAGAAGGGCCGGGTCGTCATCTTCGGCGCAGGAGTGGGTATGCCCTACTTCTCCACCGACACCGCGGGTGCCCAACGGGCACTCGAGATCGGCGCGGAGGCGCTCCTGCTGGCCAAGGGCGTCGACGGTGTGTTCACCGCCGACCCCAAGACCGACCCGGGCGCGAAGCTGTACGAGGAGATCACGCACCGCGAGGTCCTGGAGCAGGGTCTCAAGGTCGCCGACGCCACCGCGTTCAGCCTCTGCATGGACAACAGGATGCCGATCATCGTGTTCAACCTGCTCGTCGAGGGCAACATCGCCCGCGCGGTGCGGGGTGAGAGGATCGGCACGCTGGTCAGTACGCCAGGGGAAAGGTAG
- the tsf gene encoding translation elongation factor Ts → MANYTAADVKKLRDLTGSGMMDCKRALEDSDGDFDKSVELLRIKGAKDIDKRAGRETANGLVVAEGGTMVQLNCETDFVAKSDDFQKLADSVLAVAVAEKPADLEALKATKLDDGTVEDAVLALSARIGEKLELKRYIHVDGPVALYLHRRASDLPPAIGALVSYDGGDEDAVKGVAMHIAAARPSYTTRDEVPADVIENERRIAEATAREEGKPEQVLARIVDGRINGYYKDVVLLEQPSVQEPKKTVKALLDEAGVTVKTFARFEVGQA, encoded by the coding sequence ATGGCGAACTACACCGCCGCCGACGTGAAGAAGCTCCGCGACCTCACCGGGTCCGGGATGATGGACTGCAAGCGCGCGCTGGAGGACTCCGACGGCGACTTCGACAAGTCCGTCGAGCTGCTCCGCATCAAGGGCGCGAAGGACATCGACAAGCGCGCCGGGCGCGAGACGGCCAACGGGCTCGTCGTCGCCGAGGGCGGCACGATGGTCCAGCTGAACTGCGAGACCGACTTCGTCGCCAAGAGCGACGACTTCCAGAAGCTCGCCGACTCCGTCCTCGCGGTCGCGGTGGCCGAGAAGCCCGCCGACCTCGAGGCGCTCAAGGCCACGAAGCTCGACGACGGCACCGTCGAGGACGCCGTGCTCGCGCTGTCGGCGCGCATCGGCGAGAAGCTCGAGCTCAAGCGCTACATCCACGTCGACGGCCCGGTCGCGCTGTACCTGCACCGCCGCGCGTCGGACCTGCCGCCGGCCATCGGCGCGCTGGTCTCCTACGACGGTGGCGACGAGGACGCGGTCAAGGGCGTCGCGATGCACATCGCCGCGGCCCGCCCGAGCTACACTACCCGCGACGAGGTCCCGGCCGACGTGATCGAGAACGAGCGTCGCATCGCCGAGGCCACCGCCCGCGAGGAGGGCAAGCCCGAGCAGGTGCTCGCCCGCATCGTCGACGGCCGCATCAACGGCTACTACAAGGACGTCGTGCTCCTCGAGCAGCCGTCCGTGCAGGAGCCCAAGAAGACCGTGAAGGCCCTGCTCGACGAGGCCGGCGTCACCGTGAAGACGTTCGCGCGCTTCGAGGTCGGCCAGGCCTGA
- the rpsB gene encoding 30S ribosomal protein S2, whose protein sequence is MAVVTMKQLLDSGVHFGHQTRRWNPKMKRYILTERNGIYIIDLQQTLSYIDRAYEFVRETVAHGGTIMFVGTKKQAQEAIADEAGRVNMPYVNQRWLGGMLTNFQTVHKRLQRMKELETMEQTGGFEGRTKKEILMLTREKTKLEKTLGGIRDMTKVPSAVWIVDTKKEHIAVGEARKLGIPVVSILDTNCDPDEVDFPIPGNDDAIRSAALLTKVVAQAAADGLMQRSQRARGGDGGEEKAAAEEPLAEWEQELLTSGAGSDGASLTASAAPAEAPNPAAEPAPATTSNGTQTAS, encoded by the coding sequence ATGGCCGTCGTCACCATGAAGCAGCTGCTCGACAGCGGCGTGCACTTCGGGCACCAGACCCGTCGCTGGAACCCGAAGATGAAGCGCTACATCCTCACCGAGCGCAACGGCATCTACATCATCGACCTGCAGCAGACGCTGTCCTACATCGACCGGGCCTACGAGTTCGTGCGCGAGACCGTCGCGCACGGCGGCACGATCATGTTCGTCGGCACGAAGAAGCAGGCGCAGGAGGCCATCGCCGACGAGGCGGGCCGCGTCAACATGCCGTACGTCAACCAGCGCTGGCTGGGTGGCATGCTCACCAACTTCCAGACCGTCCACAAGCGCCTTCAGCGGATGAAGGAGCTCGAGACGATGGAGCAGACGGGGGGCTTCGAGGGTCGCACCAAGAAGGAGATCCTCATGCTCACCCGCGAGAAGACCAAGCTCGAGAAGACCCTGGGCGGCATCCGGGACATGACCAAGGTCCCGAGCGCGGTCTGGATCGTGGACACCAAGAAGGAGCACATCGCCGTCGGCGAGGCTCGCAAGCTGGGCATCCCGGTCGTCTCCATCCTGGACACGAACTGCGACCCGGACGAGGTCGACTTCCCGATCCCGGGCAACGACGACGCGATCCGCTCCGCGGCGCTGCTGACGAAGGTCGTGGCGCAGGCGGCGGCCGACGGCCTCATGCAGCGCTCGCAGCGCGCCCGCGGTGGCGACGGCGGCGAGGAGAAGGCCGCGGCCGAGGAGCCGCTGGCCGAGTGGGAGCAGGAGCTGCTCACCAGCGGCGCCGGCTCCGACGGCGCGAGCCTGACGGCCTCCGCGGCGCCCGCCGAGGCGCCGAACCCGGCCGCCGAGCCCGCTCCGGCCACCACCAGCAACGGCACCCAGACCGCCAGCTGA
- a CDS encoding murein hydrolase activator EnvC family protein: MPAPGARYAWPLLPVPQVRRPFRAPEHAYGPGHRGVDLAGVPGQAVLAARGGTVVFAGPVGGRSLVSVQHDDGLRTTYEPVAPAVTAGTVVAAGAVLGVLEPGHPGCPDCLHWGVRRDRTEYLDPLVLLRPPRVRLLPVPVPWPG; this comes from the coding sequence GTGCCGGCGCCGGGTGCGCGGTACGCATGGCCGCTGCTGCCCGTGCCGCAGGTGCGCAGGCCGTTCCGGGCGCCCGAGCACGCCTACGGCCCGGGGCACCGGGGCGTCGACCTCGCCGGCGTCCCGGGGCAGGCCGTGCTCGCCGCGCGGGGCGGGACGGTGGTGTTCGCGGGGCCGGTGGGCGGGCGGTCGCTCGTGTCCGTGCAGCACGACGACGGCCTGCGCACCACCTACGAGCCGGTGGCGCCGGCCGTCACCGCGGGCACCGTCGTCGCGGCCGGCGCCGTGCTCGGGGTCCTCGAGCCGGGCCACCCGGGCTGCCCCGACTGCCTGCACTGGGGCGTGCGCCGCGACCGCACCGAGTACCTCGACCCGCTCGTGCTCCTGCGCCCGCCGCGGGTCCGGCTGCTGCCGGTGCCCGTGCCGTGGCCGGGATGA
- a CDS encoding FliA/WhiG family RNA polymerase sigma factor gives MQLKAFAGAIVTALNRREQGPLEPAPAPVAPVGPVPVADRTPVEQLWDAYLTEPTRPVRDRLLVHYTPLVRAVAHRTAAGLPTYVDIGDLVQSGVFGLIDAVERFDPQRCPRFESYAAQRIRGAILDELRAQDWVPRTIRGRARELERAQERLESRLRRAASDHELAAELGVAPRDLRSVGKHVALVSIDALDDGAGGLSELLADDDAPDPMAVIQARETSRQLSIAVAQLGERDRLVVQMYYLENRTLAEIGRHLGVTESRVCQLHTRLVGRLRGRLEELAAG, from the coding sequence GTGCAGCTCAAGGCGTTCGCCGGGGCCATCGTCACCGCACTGAACCGTCGCGAGCAGGGCCCGCTCGAGCCGGCACCGGCTCCCGTGGCGCCGGTCGGGCCCGTTCCGGTCGCCGACCGGACGCCCGTCGAGCAGCTCTGGGACGCCTACCTGACCGAGCCGACACGCCCGGTGCGTGATCGACTGCTCGTCCACTACACGCCGCTCGTCCGCGCGGTCGCGCACCGCACGGCGGCCGGGCTGCCGACCTACGTCGACATCGGCGACCTGGTCCAGTCCGGGGTCTTCGGCCTGATCGACGCCGTCGAGCGCTTCGACCCGCAGCGCTGCCCCCGCTTCGAGAGCTACGCGGCCCAGCGCATCCGCGGCGCCATCCTCGACGAGCTGCGCGCCCAGGACTGGGTGCCGCGCACGATCCGCGGGCGGGCCCGGGAGCTGGAACGCGCGCAGGAGCGGCTGGAGTCGCGGCTGCGGCGCGCGGCGTCCGACCACGAGCTCGCCGCCGAGCTGGGTGTCGCGCCGCGCGACCTGCGCAGCGTCGGCAAGCACGTGGCGCTGGTGAGCATCGACGCCCTCGACGACGGCGCGGGCGGGCTGTCGGAGCTCCTCGCCGACGACGACGCGCCGGACCCGATGGCCGTCATCCAGGCGCGCGAGACCTCGCGGCAGCTGTCGATCGCGGTGGCGCAGCTCGGGGAGCGCGACCGGCTGGTCGTGCAGATGTACTACCTGGAGAACCGGACGCTGGCCGAGATCGGGCGGCACCTGGGCGTCACCGAGTCGCGGGTGTGCCAGCTGCACACGCGGCTGGTCGGACGGCTGCGGGGCCGGCTCGAGGAGCTCGCCGCGGGCTGA
- a CDS encoding tyrosine-type recombinase/integrase — MGEALEGFVRHLALEKGRSAHTVRAYRGDLDGLLSRLDTLAGLDLPLLRRWLAEGHAAGLGRSTLARRAAAARTFTAWAHRTGRLGSDPGALLVSPRPRSPLPDVLDTAETESLFAAAVSGAAEGEPVALRDLAVVELLYATGVRVGELCGLDVDDVDQERRALRVLGKGDRERTVVYGVPAARALRRWLDDGRPALARSSSPPALLLGARGGRMDPRIVREVVHAAVAAVPGAPDTGPHGLRHAAATHMLQGGADLRYVQELLGHAKLATTQLYTHVTVERLKVVHEQAHPRA, encoded by the coding sequence GTGGGGGAGGCGCTGGAGGGGTTCGTGCGGCACCTGGCGCTGGAGAAGGGGCGGTCGGCGCACACCGTCCGGGCCTACCGGGGCGACCTCGACGGGCTGCTGTCCCGCCTCGACACCCTGGCCGGGCTCGACCTGCCCCTGCTGCGGCGCTGGCTGGCCGAGGGGCACGCGGCCGGGCTGGGGCGCTCGACGCTGGCGCGCCGGGCCGCGGCGGCCCGCACCTTCACCGCCTGGGCGCACCGCACGGGACGACTCGGGAGCGACCCGGGGGCGCTGCTGGTGTCGCCGCGGCCGCGGTCGCCGCTGCCCGACGTGCTCGACACCGCGGAGACGGAGTCGCTGTTCGCCGCGGCGGTGTCGGGGGCCGCGGAGGGGGAGCCGGTGGCCCTGCGGGACCTGGCCGTCGTCGAGCTGCTCTACGCCACCGGCGTGCGGGTGGGGGAGCTGTGCGGACTGGACGTCGACGACGTCGACCAGGAGCGCCGCGCGCTGCGGGTGCTCGGCAAGGGCGACCGCGAGCGGACGGTCGTCTACGGTGTCCCCGCCGCCCGGGCCCTGCGCCGCTGGCTCGACGACGGGCGGCCGGCGCTGGCCCGCAGCTCCTCCCCGCCCGCACTGCTCCTCGGGGCGCGCGGCGGGCGGATGGACCCGCGGATCGTGCGGGAGGTCGTGCACGCCGCGGTGGCCGCCGTGCCGGGCGCCCCGGACACCGGGCCGCACGGTCTCCGGCACGCCGCCGCCACCCACATGTTGCAGGGCGGCGCGGACCTTCGTTACGTACAGGAGTTGCTCGGTCACGCTAAGCTAGCAACCACTCAGCTCTACACACACGTGACCGTCGAACGGCTGAAGGTGGTACATGAGCAGGCACACCCCAGGGCATAG